A section of the Triticum dicoccoides isolate Atlit2015 ecotype Zavitan chromosome 7A, WEW_v2.0, whole genome shotgun sequence genome encodes:
- the LOC119329297 gene encoding myristoylated alanine-rich C-kinase substrate-like, with protein sequence MLHHSNSRQQRNRGSKIKTLLKVTLLLGVAVWLAYQVKHSYDKKNEYYNATEDQLSHDDRSMFQGRKERLGTNGDGNAEKAIETTDVIGKQEEEKSGEVFEKDNTDSHDDDSGNTERSEAEEGQASRADDNAEAHRNETSESKSSDAETKSDVHPTGDDVPHEEEAQSDGSANAGQVDASGNGSDGEQAEKKGAVESQADSESLSEDTKAGTGDEHSAETLPDETGNIPAVHNANPQGDAASSTSDAYGHSNSETVHIETGSEHEGARTSSGTTSGDAEKGNSVETNPSDSISVEEKAGGDGDKGSETSAANEASGAKEANPEEGNAATEVRADQAANTQPENSQGASAAAEGANGGSLEKTKAVENQIDGATKATSNGDQEDIKIETNTSTSGEHNEHQSADASSGSSGSNDAGPEQTGKTETQ encoded by the coding sequence ATGCTTCATCATTCAAATAGCCGCCAGCAGAGGAACAGAGGATCAAAAATCAAAACGTTACTCAAGGTCACCTTACTCTTAGGTGTGGCTGTTTGGCTTGCGTATCAGGTGAAGCATTCTTATGATAAGAAAAATGAGTACTACAATGCTACCGAGGACCAGCTTTCCCATGATGATAGAAGCATGTTCCAGGGCAGGAAAGAAAGGCTAGGTACTAATGGTGATGGTAATGCGGAGAAGGCCATAGAGACAACTGATGTAATAGGCAAACAAGAGGAAGAGAAGAGTGGAGAAGTCTTTGAGAAAGACAATACGGACTCCCATGATGATGATTCCGGAAACACAGAGAGGTCAGAAGCTGAAGAAGGTCAAGCCAGTCGCGCAGATGATAATGCAGAAGCACATCGTAATGAAACATCTGAATCCAAGTCATCTGATGCTGAGACTAAAAGTGATGTCCATCCAACTGGAGATGATGTACCCCATGAAGAAGAGGCGCAAAGTGATGGATCCGCTAATGCAGGTCAGGTCGATGCAAGCGGCAATGGTTCAGATGGAGAGCAAGCCGAGAAAAAGGGGGCAGTGGAGTCTCAAGCTGACTCTGAGTCCCTTTCTGAAGATACCAAGGCTGGAACAGGTGACGAGCATTCCGCTGAGACTCTTCCAGATGAGACAGGCAACATACCAGCGGTTCATAATGCAAATCCTCAAGGCGATGCAGCTTCCAGTACATCCGATGCTTATGGGCATAGCAACAGTGAGACTGTTCATATAGAGACTGGGTCTGAACATGAAGGGGCAAGAACATCATCTGGGACCACATCTGGTGATGCTGAGAAGGGCAATTCTGTGGAGACTAATCCATCTGATAGCATCTCAGTAGAAGAAAAGGCTGGTGGTGATGGCGACAAGGGTTCAGAAACGAGTGCAGCTAACGAGGCGTCAGGTGCCAAAGAAGCAAACCCTGAGGAAGGCAATGCTGCAACAGAGGTTCGCGCTGACCAGGCTGCAAATACGCAGCCAGAGAACTCCCAGGGGGCCTCCGCTGCTGCTGAAGGAGCAAATGGCGGTTCTCTAGAAAAGACAAAGGCTGTGGAGAACCAGATTGATGGAGCTACAAAAGCGACAAGCAATGGTGATCAGGAAGATATCAAGATTGAAACCAACACATCAACCAGTGGCGAGCACAATGAACATCAGAGTGCTGATGCCAGTTCCGGGTCGAGCGGCTCAAATGACGCTGGCCCTGAACAAACTGGAAAAACTGAGACCCAGTGA